A single window of Methylobacterium nodulans ORS 2060 DNA harbors:
- a CDS encoding glucan biosynthesis protein encodes MTRHRPASPRTTDDRSGLDRRAVLALAGAGLAVAGGARAEDPPAATLNDGDHFDPGTVVALARALAAKAYAAPPNDLPDAFGKLSYEQYVAIRPKPELLVWRDEGRGFVVEPLHRGYLFTNPVALHTVEDGIVRRIAYDRSRFEFRKASPPEEGRDLGFSGFRLYASFGGGPPTDCAIFQGASFFRALAAGQSYGVTARALTLRPAEARGEEFPMFRAFWLERPTPASGQIVMHALLDSESAAAALHMTLRPGDATIVDIEATLFPRKTLDHVGIGGMTGAFLFGPTDHRNVDDARTAAHEVGGLQIRNGWGEAIWRPVQNPETLQISSFLDQDPKGFGLVQRDRDYAAFQDDVQRWERRPSLWVEPYNTWGPDREQRPWGAGAVQLIEIPSESEVNENILAYWRPKEPVTTETAFSYRQFWCWDVPGAPPLARCTGTRVGKGSGGKRRLFLVDFTGEALFAPGTAPEALKLSVTASPGAIVQPKPDAPPVKRDPQFRPLLYLYPERKTVRAVFELDPGGETACEMRLVVKNGDQPVSETWLYRWTP; translated from the coding sequence ATGACGCGACACCGCCCCGCCTCCCCCCGGACGACCGACGACAGAAGCGGGCTCGACCGTCGCGCGGTGCTGGCGCTCGCCGGCGCCGGTCTCGCCGTCGCGGGCGGCGCCCGGGCCGAGGACCCGCCGGCTGCGACCTTGAATGACGGCGACCACTTCGATCCCGGGACCGTCGTGGCGCTCGCCCGCGCCCTTGCCGCCAAGGCCTACGCCGCCCCGCCGAACGACCTGCCGGATGCCTTCGGCAAGCTCTCCTACGAGCAGTACGTGGCCATCCGGCCCAAGCCCGAGCTGCTCGTCTGGCGCGACGAGGGCCGCGGCTTCGTGGTCGAGCCCCTGCACCGGGGCTACCTGTTCACCAACCCGGTCGCCCTCCACACGGTGGAGGACGGGATCGTGCGGCGCATCGCCTACGACCGCAGCCGCTTCGAGTTCCGCAAGGCCAGCCCGCCCGAGGAGGGCCGCGACCTCGGCTTCTCGGGCTTCCGGCTCTATGCGAGCTTCGGCGGCGGGCCGCCCACCGATTGCGCCATCTTCCAGGGCGCCTCGTTCTTCCGGGCGCTGGCGGCGGGCCAGAGCTACGGCGTCACCGCCCGCGCCCTCACCCTGCGCCCGGCCGAGGCGCGGGGCGAGGAATTCCCGATGTTCCGGGCCTTCTGGCTGGAGCGCCCGACGCCCGCGAGCGGGCAGATCGTGATGCATGCGCTGCTCGATTCCGAATCGGCGGCGGCGGCCCTGCACATGACCCTGCGCCCGGGCGACGCCACCATCGTCGACATCGAGGCGACGCTCTTCCCGCGCAAGACCCTCGACCATGTCGGCATCGGCGGCATGACCGGCGCCTTCCTGTTCGGCCCGACCGACCACCGCAACGTCGACGATGCCCGCACCGCGGCCCACGAGGTCGGCGGCCTGCAGATCCGCAACGGCTGGGGCGAGGCGATCTGGCGGCCGGTGCAGAACCCCGAGACCCTGCAGATCTCCTCCTTCCTCGACCAGGATCCGAAGGGTTTCGGGCTGGTGCAGCGCGACCGCGACTACGCGGCCTTCCAGGACGACGTGCAGCGCTGGGAACGCCGGCCGAGCCTGTGGGTCGAGCCCTACAACACCTGGGGGCCGGACCGGGAGCAGCGCCCCTGGGGGGCGGGCGCGGTGCAGCTCATCGAGATCCCGAGCGAGTCCGAGGTCAACGAGAACATCCTGGCCTACTGGCGCCCGAAGGAGCCGGTCACCACGGAGACCGCGTTCAGCTACCGGCAGTTCTGGTGCTGGGACGTGCCCGGGGCGCCGCCGCTCGCGCGCTGCACCGGCACGCGGGTCGGCAAGGGCAGCGGGGGCAAGCGCCGGCTCTTCCTGGTGGACTTCACCGGGGAGGCGCTCTTCGCGCCGGGCACGGCACCCGAGGCCCTGAAGCTGTCGGTCACCGCGTCGCCGGGCGCCATCGTGCAGCCGAAACCCGACGCGCCACCGGTGAAGCGGGATCCCCAGTTCCGGCCCCTGCTCTACCTCTATCCCGAGCGCAAGACGGTGCGCGCCGTCTTCGAGCTCGATCCCGGCGGCGAGACCGCCTGCGAGATGCGTCTCGTCGTCAAGAACGGCGACCAACCCGTCAGTGAGACATGGCTGTATCGTTGGACCCCGTGA
- the glmU gene encoding bifunctional UDP-N-acetylglucosamine diphosphorylase/glucosamine-1-phosphate N-acetyltransferase GlmU: MTSTPTAPGARSLLCVVLAAGKGTRMRSDLPKVLHPLAGRPMLGHVLAAVRAAGADAVAVVIEPGRADVAAAVEVAAPGAQVFPQAERLGTAHAVLAARPALEAGCDDVVIAFGDTPLIRPETLARLRAPLAEGAGVAVLAFEAADPTGYGRVLTDGDRVVAICEEKDAGPEERRVSLSNAGLMALSGRLALDLLGRIGNANAAGEYYLPDAVALAVADGERVAVVPVEEAEAQGVNDRVQLAAAEAVIQARLRREAMLAGATLIAPETVFLSHDTRLGRDVVVEPHVVFGPGVVVGDGCTIHAFSHLEKTVLEPGVQIGPYARLRPGAHLARGARIGNFVEVKNAAIGAGAKVNHLSYVGDAEVGAGANLGAGTITCNYDGVNKHRTVIGAGAFVGSNSALVAPVTIGARAYVGSGSVVTDDVPAEALALGRGRQVVKPGWAKGKGKA; this comes from the coding sequence ATGACCTCGACCCCGACCGCCCCCGGCGCCCGCTCGCTCCTCTGTGTCGTGCTCGCCGCCGGCAAGGGCACGCGGATGCGCTCCGACCTGCCGAAGGTGCTCCATCCCCTGGCCGGCCGGCCGATGCTCGGCCACGTGCTCGCCGCCGTGCGCGCGGCAGGGGCGGACGCGGTCGCCGTGGTGATCGAGCCCGGCCGGGCGGATGTCGCCGCCGCCGTCGAGGTCGCCGCCCCCGGCGCGCAGGTCTTCCCGCAGGCCGAGCGCCTCGGCACCGCCCATGCGGTGCTCGCCGCCCGTCCGGCCCTGGAGGCGGGCTGCGACGACGTGGTGATCGCCTTCGGCGACACGCCCCTGATCCGGCCCGAGACCCTCGCCCGCCTGCGCGCGCCCCTCGCCGAGGGCGCAGGCGTCGCCGTCCTGGCCTTCGAGGCCGCGGATCCGACCGGCTACGGGCGGGTGCTGACCGACGGCGACCGCGTCGTCGCGATTTGCGAGGAGAAGGATGCGGGCCCGGAGGAGCGCCGGGTCAGCTTGAGCAATGCGGGCCTGATGGCGCTCTCAGGAAGGCTCGCCCTCGATCTCCTCGGGCGCATCGGCAATGCGAATGCCGCCGGCGAGTACTACCTGCCCGATGCGGTCGCCCTCGCGGTCGCCGACGGCGAGCGGGTCGCGGTCGTCCCGGTCGAGGAGGCGGAGGCGCAGGGCGTCAACGACCGGGTCCAGCTCGCCGCGGCGGAAGCCGTCATCCAGGCGCGCCTGCGGCGGGAGGCGATGCTCGCCGGCGCGACGCTGATCGCGCCCGAGACCGTCTTCCTCAGCCACGACACCCGGCTCGGGCGCGACGTGGTGGTGGAACCGCACGTGGTGTTCGGGCCGGGGGTCGTCGTGGGCGACGGCTGCACCATCCATGCGTTCTCGCATCTGGAGAAGACCGTCCTGGAGCCGGGCGTGCAGATCGGCCCCTATGCCCGGCTGCGGCCCGGCGCGCATCTCGCCCGCGGGGCGCGCATCGGCAACTTCGTCGAGGTGAAGAACGCCGCGATCGGGGCCGGGGCCAAGGTCAACCACCTCTCCTATGTCGGCGACGCCGAGGTCGGGGCGGGCGCCAATCTCGGGGCCGGCACCATCACCTGCAACTACGACGGCGTGAACAAGCACCGGACGGTGATCGGGGCGGGGGCCTTCGTCGGCTCGAACTCGGCCCTCGTCGCGCCGGTGACGATCGGGGCGCGGGCCTATGTGGGCTCGGGCTCGGTGGTGACCGACGACGTCCCCGCCGAGGCGCTGGCCCTCGGCCGCGGCCGTCAGGTCGTCAAGCCGGGCTGGGCAAAGGGCAAGGGGAAGGCGTGA